The following proteins come from a genomic window of Megalobrama amblycephala isolate DHTTF-2021 linkage group LG1, ASM1881202v1, whole genome shotgun sequence:
- the LOC125272469 gene encoding uncharacterized protein LOC125272469: MNFGERDKNKPHKTILMVGETGKGKTKLINTMINYMLGVQREDKVWFEITDDQSDRTSAHDQKKQSSAHSQTSIITVYGFYLQESQTDLTIIDTPGYGNTHSVEKDKEIGMNLLNLSRCDDRVHEIDAVCLVIKTTQTRLSDRQIYIFDAVQSLFGRDIVENIVLLFTHSRGSPPKNALTAVKEAKIKCAVNDENQPVHFLFDNCQSEAADEDDDEEYETIREQSWNLSFRGMTGFRKFLDKIKPKSLKTTQDVLQLRKQLEETISTVQPYIEKIAPKKEELKQTQEALGKEKEYIKNNENFEYEVEVKYKEKVDIDHSKAFPLKVICCTVCEENCQKDCWWVTPVSLCAVMNNNYCTACKCHSNKHAKKAKQYVKKTEKRINEALRRNLMVKIGVSESLVKKLEEELKELEDKKIKLVMDAFHCVGALELIALNTDSLFTLLHTDFLIDKLKEINETKKAETLENIKKRAGEEKQGALKYIEIKVL, translated from the coding sequence ATGAACTTtggagagagagacaaaaacaAACCCCATAAAACCATTCTGATGGTGGGAGAAACAggcaaaggaaaaacaaaactaatCAATACGATGATCAACTACATGTTGGGTGTTCAGAGAGAAGACAAGGTTTGGTTTGAGATCACAGATGATCAGAGTGACCGAACATCAGCTCACGATCAGAAAAAACAGTCTTCAGCTCACAGTCAGACCTCCATCATCACTGTTTATGGGTTTTATCTACAAGAGAGTCAAACTGATTTAACAATCATCGACACTCCAGGATATGGAAACACTCATTCTGTTGAGAAAGATAAAGAGATTGGCATGAATTTGCTTAATTTAAGCAGATGTGATGACAGGGTCCATGAAATAGATGCAGTTTGTCTGGTGATTAAAACAACACAGACTCGACTCTCTGACAGACAAATATACATATTTGATGCTGTTCAGTCTTTATTTGGaagagatattgttgaaaacatTGTCTTGCTCTTCACACACTCACGTGGATCTCCACCTAAAAATGCCCTGACGGCTGTTAAAGAGGCTAAAATCAAGTGTGCAGTGAATGATGAGAATCAGCCAGTGCATTTCCTGTTTGACAACTGCCAGTCAGAAGCTgctgatgaagatgatgatgaagaataTGAAACAATCCGGGAACAATCATGGAATCTCAGTTTTAGAGGAATGACAGGATTTCGCAAATTTCTTGACAAGATAAAGCCAAAATCCCTAAAGACGACTCAAGATGTGTTGCAACTACGAAAGCAGTTGGAGGAAACCATCTCAACTGTACAACCATATATTGAAAAAATAGCCCCCAAAAAAGAAGAGCTGAAACAAACTCAAGAAGCTTTGGGCAAGGAAAaggaatatattaaaaacaatgaGAACTTTGAGTATGAAGTTGAAGtgaaatacaaagaaaaagttGATATTGATCACTCTAAAGCCTTCCCTCTAAAGGTGATCTGCTGCACTGTCTGTGAGGAGAACTGTCAGAAAGATTGCTGGTGGGTCACCCCTGTCTCATTGTGTGcagtaatgaataataattactgTACAGCGTGTAAATGCCACTCCAACAAACATgccaaaaaagcaaaacaatatGTAAAAAAGACGGAGAAGAGGATAAATGAAGCTTTAAGAAGGAATTTGATGGTAAAAATTGGGGTCAGTGAGTCTTTGGTCAAAAAGCTGGAAGAGGAACTTAAAGAATTAGAAGACAAGAAAATAAAGCTTGTGATGGATGCTTTTCACTGTGTTGGAGCTCTGGAGTTGATCGCACTCAACACTGATTCACTATTCACACTCCTGCATACTGATTTTCTGATTGATAAACTGAAGGAAATAAATGAGACCAAAAAGGCTGAAACACTGGAAAACATCAAGAAGAGAGCAGGAGAAGAAAAACAAGGAGCACTGAAATACatagaaataaaggttttataa